The following proteins are co-located in the Candidatus Competibacteraceae bacterium genome:
- a CDS encoding bifunctional DNA primase/polymerase yields the protein MQTPSEMDGVFGTKVLGKDYFMENTAINQEVISPAAARVVAQSPLEDALRYASQFGWAVVPYYPIRNGQCACGNPDCNSPGKHPISALARHGFKDATHDPKRIRGWWSGDWADANIAIATGSVSGAGQSLVVVDVDTGSGKRGRETLAQLQSEHPDGWDTLQAQSGGGGVHYYFRSPRKLRGGNNKLGDHIDVKTDGGCVHVAPSSHISGGQYTWVNEKPIAPLPEWMAAILEPRSSPRPPSAPDETADAATIARVTEALTHLDADDYDRWLQVGMALKLAGLPLEVWDCWSRGSEKYDEAACEAKWESFQREMEGEVVRLGSIFYWAWEAGWAGGGTWCEAELEHAQEAVSQAIARVEAVDSAEARKVAAREMLRHGALALAGLKDHRRAAYIEARERLQPLTGLGRRDFDAVVVQEAQAHRQTVLGQGEDARTAFLRRFVYQTKDNIYTCLETGVCFSPKVFRMLAEQACPGLWEGRDPEMDFAGLDGSLFVRHDVYEPGEIRIIEAESTDGVVAPLINVYNAPGLPEPRYGAAREALFLDHLYYISGGDPIFVEYLLNWMATLIQKPGQRINSAPVLISAARGTGKSFIGDVMTRLLGEKNVGVLSNHDLTSSFQDGLGFKQLLMVEEVKVFENQYGLMDSLKGYITNQRIPLNRKNRASITVKNVGNWIFYSNHEDALRIDTQERRYAVAINYEQPKSEGYYNQLFGTLLDAADEGPAALLYLLRNRDLTSFNPYAPAPHTKARDEMIDNTRPALESAVIEGFEKLLEGNPHIELMTFGEAYRHTKQFVQFAQGIKIGSGVSQHRATKALDVAGLVRLKGQKRLTQGDGSKQKHIIYCVRNHERWAEASENDIDAYFQATLAARMVFKH from the coding sequence GTGCAGACGCCTAGCGAAATGGACGGCGTCTTCGGCACGAAGGTACTAGGCAAGGATTATTTTATGGAAAACACTGCAATAAATCAAGAAGTTATTTCGCCTGCCGCCGCGCGCGTCGTCGCTCAATCCCCCCTGGAGGACGCCTTGCGCTACGCCAGCCAGTTCGGTTGGGCCGTAGTGCCTTACTACCCGATCCGCAACGGCCAGTGCGCCTGCGGAAATCCAGATTGCAACAGCCCAGGGAAGCATCCGATTTCGGCTTTAGCCCGCCACGGTTTCAAGGACGCCACTCATGATCCGAAGCGAATTCGGGGTTGGTGGTCAGGAGATTGGGCCGACGCCAATATCGCGATCGCCACGGGGTCTGTGTCGGGCGCGGGTCAGTCGCTCGTGGTGGTCGATGTCGATACCGGGTCCGGCAAGCGGGGCCGGGAGACCTTGGCCCAATTGCAATCCGAACACCCGGACGGCTGGGATACCTTGCAGGCCCAATCCGGGGGCGGCGGTGTCCACTACTACTTCAGATCCCCCCGTAAGCTGCGGGGGGGCAACAACAAACTCGGGGATCATATCGACGTCAAGACCGATGGCGGCTGCGTACATGTCGCTCCATCCAGCCACATCAGTGGCGGGCAATACACCTGGGTAAACGAGAAGCCCATTGCCCCCCTGCCGGAGTGGATGGCGGCCATACTGGAACCTCGTTCCAGCCCCAGGCCGCCCAGTGCGCCTGATGAGACGGCTGATGCCGCCACCATTGCCCGGGTGACCGAAGCCCTGACCCACCTCGATGCCGACGATTACGATCGGTGGCTACAGGTCGGCATGGCACTGAAACTGGCGGGCCTCCCATTGGAGGTTTGGGACTGCTGGTCGCGTGGCAGCGAAAAGTACGATGAGGCGGCCTGCGAGGCGAAATGGGAGAGTTTCCAGCGGGAGATGGAGGGCGAGGTGGTTCGGCTGGGGAGCATCTTCTATTGGGCCTGGGAGGCCGGTTGGGCGGGTGGCGGGACCTGGTGCGAAGCAGAGCTGGAACATGCTCAGGAAGCGGTATCGCAGGCGATCGCCCGGGTGGAAGCCGTGGACAGCGCGGAGGCTCGTAAAGTGGCGGCCCGGGAGATGCTCCGGCATGGGGCTCTCGCGCTTGCAGGCTTAAAGGATCACCGGCGAGCGGCTTACATCGAGGCGCGCGAGCGGCTGCAACCCCTGACCGGGCTCGGCAGACGAGATTTCGACGCTGTGGTAGTGCAGGAGGCGCAGGCGCACCGGCAGACAGTTCTCGGACAGGGGGAAGATGCCCGGACGGCGTTCCTGCGGCGTTTCGTTTATCAGACCAAGGACAATATTTATACCTGCCTGGAGACGGGGGTGTGTTTCTCACCGAAAGTCTTCCGAATGCTTGCCGAGCAAGCTTGCCCAGGGCTGTGGGAGGGGCGGGACCCGGAAATGGACTTCGCGGGACTCGATGGGAGCCTGTTCGTGCGCCACGATGTTTATGAACCAGGAGAAATCCGCATTATCGAGGCGGAGTCCACCGACGGGGTCGTCGCGCCATTGATTAACGTCTACAACGCCCCGGGCCTCCCGGAACCCCGCTATGGCGCAGCGCGGGAAGCACTATTCCTGGATCACCTCTATTACATCAGTGGGGGAGACCCGATCTTCGTCGAGTACCTGCTGAATTGGATGGCTACCTTGATTCAGAAACCAGGGCAGCGGATCAACAGCGCCCCCGTTCTTATCAGCGCGGCGCGAGGGACCGGTAAGTCCTTCATTGGCGACGTCATGACCCGACTGCTGGGGGAGAAGAACGTGGGGGTCCTCTCGAACCACGATCTGACCAGTTCTTTCCAGGACGGCCTGGGCTTCAAGCAATTGCTGATGGTCGAGGAGGTAAAAGTCTTCGAGAACCAGTACGGGCTGATGGACAGCCTGAAGGGGTACATCACCAATCAGCGGATACCACTCAACCGGAAAAACCGGGCCTCGATCACAGTAAAAAATGTTGGGAACTGGATCTTCTACAGTAACCACGAGGATGCGCTGCGGATCGACACCCAAGAACGCCGGTACGCTGTGGCGATCAACTACGAACAACCGAAATCGGAGGGGTATTACAACCAGTTGTTCGGGACGCTGCTGGATGCGGCTGACGAAGGCCCTGCCGCGCTGTTGTACCTGTTGCGGAATAGGGATCTGACGTCATTTAACCCTTACGCGCCCGCGCCACACACCAAGGCCCGCGACGAAATGATCGACAACACCCGCCCCGCCTTGGAGTCAGCGGTGATCGAGGGCTTCGAAAAACTGCTTGAGGGGAATCCACACATCGAACTCATGACTTTTGGAGAGGCATACCGCCACACCAAACAATTTGTCCAGTTCGCCCAAGGGATCAAAATCGGGTCGGGAGTTTCGCAGCACCGGGCAACCAAAGCTCTGGATGTGGCAGGGTTGGTGAGACTCAAGGGGCAGAAGCGCCTGACTCAGGGAGACGGATCGAAGCAAAAACACATAATCTACTGTGTGAGGAATCACGAGCGTTGGGCGGAAGCGTCCGAGAACGACATCGACGCCTATTTCCAGGCTACGCTGGCGGCAAGGATGGTCTTCAAGCACTGA
- a CDS encoding methylmalonyl-CoA mutase family protein — MPGVDQVRPRHKVRFVTAASLFDGHDASINIMRRILQASGAEVIHLGHNRSVEDIVTAALQEDAQGIAISSYQGGHVEFFKYMIDLLRERGGANIKVFGGGGGVIVPEEIHDLHEYGVARIFSPEDGQAMGLQGMIDHMITVCDIDPAQYAPQTLDEVQAGDWRALARLISALENQALAPALRQQVLDQAQARIVPVLGITGTGGSGKSSLTDELVRRFRLDQDDRLKIAVIAADPSRRKTGGALLGDRIRMNAVTGPNLYMRSLATRAAGSEVPETLGDILAACKLAGFDLLIVETSGIGQGDAAIVPLVDRSLYVMTPEFGAASQLEKIDMLDFADAVAINKFDRKGAEDALRDVRKQVQRNHKAFGQSPDDMPVYGTIAARFNDDGVSALYHGVVGLLRDKGLELLPGRLPPVVNKASSAQTVIVPAARARYLAEIADTVRGYHRQVEEQVGLIRQRQQLRAVKVLLETTGKSSADLDPLLEQVEARVDPHARKLVDMWPRVRESYLGDEYVVKIRDKEIRTPLTHRSLSGTRIPKVAIPRLEEHGELLRWMMRENLPGSFPYTAGVFAFKRENEDPTRMFAGEGDPFRTNRRFKKLSEHAEATRLSTAFDSVTLYGCDPDERPDIYGKVGNSGVSIATLDDLKVLYSGFDLCCPTTSVSMTINGPAPMILAMFFNTAFDQQIEKFERDNHRPPTDNEIEKIREWVLANVRGTVQADILKEDQGQNTCIFSTEFALKMMGDIQEYFVHHGIRNFYSVSISGYHIAEAGANPISQLAFTLANGFSYVESYLARGMHIDDFAPNLSFFFSNGMDPEYAVMGRVARRIWAAAMRDKYGANERSQKLKYHIQTSGRSLHAQEMDFNDIRTTLQALIAIYDNCNSLHTNAYDEAITTPTEESVRRAMAVQLIINKEWGLAKNENPNQGAFIIEELTDLVEEAVLREFERISERGGVLGAMETGYQRGKIQEESLYYETLKHDGSLPIVGVNTFRNPNAKGDQIKIELARSTEEEKQSQLRRLREFQARNHPEGERMLARLKQAAIANENLFAVLVDAVRCCSLGQITNALFEVGGQYRRNM, encoded by the coding sequence ATGCCCGGTGTCGATCAAGTTCGGCCCCGGCACAAGGTTCGCTTCGTTACCGCCGCCAGCCTGTTCGACGGCCACGACGCCTCGATCAACATCATGCGCCGCATCCTGCAGGCCAGCGGCGCGGAAGTCATCCATCTGGGCCACAACCGCTCGGTGGAGGACATCGTGACCGCCGCCTTGCAGGAAGACGCCCAGGGTATCGCCATCAGTTCCTATCAGGGCGGCCACGTCGAATTTTTCAAGTACATGATCGACCTGCTGCGGGAGCGTGGCGGCGCCAATATCAAGGTCTTTGGCGGCGGCGGTGGCGTCATCGTGCCCGAGGAGATCCACGATCTGCACGAGTACGGCGTCGCCCGCATTTTCTCGCCGGAGGACGGCCAGGCCATGGGCCTGCAGGGCATGATCGACCACATGATCACGGTCTGCGATATCGATCCCGCCCAGTACGCACCCCAGACCCTCGATGAGGTCCAGGCCGGTGACTGGCGGGCGCTGGCCCGATTAATCAGCGCGCTGGAAAATCAGGCGCTCGCCCCGGCGCTGCGCCAACAAGTGCTCGATCAGGCTCAGGCGCGCATCGTGCCGGTGCTCGGCATCACCGGCACCGGTGGTTCCGGCAAGTCCTCGCTGACCGACGAACTGGTGCGGCGCTTCCGGCTGGATCAGGACGACCGGCTGAAAATCGCGGTGATCGCCGCCGACCCCTCGCGCCGCAAGACCGGCGGGGCGCTGTTGGGTGACCGCATCCGCATGAACGCCGTGACCGGTCCCAATCTCTACATGCGTTCGCTGGCGACTCGCGCCGCCGGCAGCGAAGTCCCCGAAACCTTGGGCGATATTCTCGCCGCCTGCAAGCTGGCCGGTTTCGACCTGCTGATCGTCGAAACCTCCGGCATCGGCCAGGGCGACGCCGCCATCGTGCCGCTGGTGGATCGCTCGCTGTATGTGATGACCCCGGAATTCGGCGCTGCTTCGCAACTGGAAAAGATCGACATGCTCGATTTCGCCGACGCGGTGGCGATCAACAAGTTCGACCGCAAGGGCGCCGAGGACGCGCTGCGCGACGTGCGCAAGCAGGTGCAGCGCAACCATAAGGCGTTCGGCCAATCGCCGGACGACATGCCGGTTTACGGCACCATCGCCGCCCGTTTCAATGACGACGGCGTGAGCGCGCTCTATCACGGCGTGGTGGGGCTGCTGCGCGACAAGGGGCTGGAACTGCTGCCGGGCCGCTTGCCGCCGGTGGTGAACAAGGCATCCAGTGCTCAAACCGTGATCGTGCCGGCGGCCCGCGCCCGCTATCTGGCGGAAATCGCCGACACCGTGCGCGGCTATCACCGACAGGTGGAGGAGCAGGTTGGATTGATCCGCCAGCGCCAGCAGTTGCGCGCGGTCAAGGTGTTGCTGGAAACGACGGGTAAATCCAGCGCCGATCTGGACCCATTGCTGGAGCAGGTCGAAGCGCGGGTGGACCCGCACGCCCGCAAGCTGGTGGACATGTGGCCGCGGGTGCGGGAAAGTTACCTGGGTGACGAGTATGTGGTGAAGATTCGCGATAAGGAGATCCGCACGCCGTTGACCCATCGCTCGCTGTCCGGCACCCGCATTCCCAAGGTGGCGATTCCGCGCCTGGAGGAGCATGGTGAGCTGCTGCGCTGGATGATGCGGGAGAATCTGCCCGGCAGCTTCCCCTATACCGCCGGGGTGTTCGCCTTCAAGCGCGAAAACGAGGACCCGACCCGGATGTTCGCCGGCGAAGGCGACCCGTTCCGCACCAATCGCCGTTTCAAAAAACTGTCCGAGCACGCCGAGGCCACCCGGCTGTCCACCGCCTTCGATTCGGTGACGCTGTACGGTTGCGACCCGGACGAACGGCCGGACATCTACGGCAAGGTCGGCAATTCCGGCGTCTCCATCGCCACCCTGGACGATCTCAAGGTGTTGTATTCGGGCTTCGATCTGTGCTGCCCGACCACTTCAGTATCGATGACCATCAACGGTCCCGCGCCGATGATTCTGGCGATGTTTTTCAACACGGCTTTCGATCAGCAGATCGAGAAGTTCGAACGCGACAATCACCGGCCGCCAACCGACAACGAGATCGAGAAAATCAGGGAATGGGTGTTGGCTAACGTTCGGGGCACGGTGCAGGCCGATATTCTCAAGGAAGATCAGGGTCAAAACACCTGTATCTTCTCCACCGAGTTCGCGTTGAAGATGATGGGCGACATTCAGGAATATTTTGTCCATCACGGCATCAGGAATTTCTACTCGGTCTCGATTTCCGGCTATCACATCGCCGAAGCCGGCGCCAATCCGATTTCACAACTGGCCTTTACCCTGGCCAATGGTTTTAGCTACGTCGAATCCTATCTGGCGCGCGGGATGCACATTGATGACTTCGCCCCGAATCTGTCGTTCTTCTTCAGCAACGGCATGGACCCGGAATACGCGGTGATGGGTCGGGTGGCGCGGCGGATTTGGGCCGCGGCCATGCGCGACAAGTACGGCGCCAACGAGCGCAGCCAGAAACTGAAATACCACATTCAGACCTCGGGCCGTTCGCTGCACGCCCAGGAAATGGATTTCAACGACATTCGCACCACCTTGCAGGCCTTGATCGCCATTTACGACAACTGCAATTCCCTGCACACCAACGCCTACGACGAGGCGATCACTACCCCGACCGAGGAATCGGTGCGGCGAGCCATGGCCGTACAGTTGATCATCAATAAGGAGTGGGGTTTGGCGAAGAACGAGAACCCCAATCAGGGTGCGTTCATCATCGAGGAATTGACCGACCTGGTGGAAGAAGCGGTGTTGCGGGAGTTCGAGCGGATCAGCGAGCGCGGCGGAGTATTGGGGGCGATGGAAACCGGCTATCAGCGCGGCAAGATTCAGGAGGAATCGCTATATTACGAAACCCTCAAGCACGATGGCTCGTTGCCCATCGTCGGCGTCAACACTTTCCGCAACCCCAACGCCAAGGGTGATCAAATCAAGATCGAACTGGCCCGTTCCACCGAGGAGGAAAAACAGAGCCAGTTGCGGCGGCTGCGGGAATTCCAGGCGCGAAATCACCCGGAGGGCGAGCGGATGCTGGCGCGGCTGAAACAGGCGGCCATCGCCAACGAGAACCTGTTCGCGGTGCTGGTGGACGCGGTGCGCTGCTGCTCGCTCGGGCAGATTACCAACGCCCTGTTTGAGGTCGGCGGACAGTACCGGCGGAATATGTAA
- the mdoH gene encoding glucans biosynthesis glucosyltransferase MdoH: MTSSVRPPAKGYALRRSVFLLLTSLTTLIALGLLVSVFQSNGFSPMELLLLLLYTILIGWICVSFWTALMGFFTILFGRDRWAISRQPPAAPPDPTAPPPRTAILMPIYNEDSERVFAGLRAIHQALAETGQLAGFDFFILSDTRDPDVWVEEELRWQDMVRALDGKGRIFYRNRPENTDRKSGNLEDFCTRWGGGYRYMIVLDADSIMKGSTLTDMVRLMECHPKVALIQTPPVPVNRESLFARILQFAGSIYGRMFTAGLNYWQLGESNYWGHNAIIRVQPFLEHCGLPKLPGREPFGGAILSHDFVEAALLRRAGWEVWLAYDLEGSYEEIPPTLIDYAKRDRRWCQGNLQHLRLALAHGFNSLSRLHFSMGVMSYLASPLWLLFLLATGVEAFIQTQQETIYFFGENWIPVWPVSFAVEMTTVLLVTLVMLFLPKLLALLLLLKDDQLRRSYGGMFAATLSVVLETVFSVLTAPVLMLFQTKFVLAILLRRAVGWPTQQRGDHMTSFKEAALAHGGHTLTGVIAGVLSYQYMPAFFWWFTPVLLGLLLSIPVSMLSSSIALGRKSRELGLFLTPEETDPPPVLRYLDENLRETDPVLPVLWDQPTSRFVQALTDPYVNALHLSLLPESEPPGKRRRHYLEGLIHQLEEEGPDSLSAGQKRELISDPDTLLWLHALFWSRPPANAGMLP, translated from the coding sequence ATGACCTCATCCGTTCGACCGCCGGCGAAGGGGTATGCCCTCCGGCGATCAGTATTCTTGCTGCTGACGAGCCTGACCACGCTGATCGCCCTGGGACTACTGGTCAGCGTGTTCCAAAGCAACGGTTTCAGCCCGATGGAACTGCTGCTGCTACTGCTGTACACGATTCTGATCGGCTGGATCTGCGTATCGTTCTGGACGGCGCTCATGGGTTTTTTCACGATCCTGTTCGGTCGCGACCGCTGGGCGATTTCCCGCCAGCCGCCAGCCGCGCCGCCCGACCCCACCGCGCCGCCGCCGCGCACCGCGATCCTGATGCCGATCTACAACGAGGATTCGGAGCGGGTATTCGCCGGCCTGCGCGCCATCCATCAGGCGCTGGCGGAAACCGGCCAGTTGGCGGGCTTCGATTTCTTCATCCTCAGTGATACCCGCGATCCCGACGTATGGGTCGAGGAGGAGCTGCGCTGGCAGGACATGGTGCGAGCGCTGGACGGCAAGGGACGGATTTTCTACCGCAACCGGCCGGAGAACACCGACCGCAAGAGCGGCAACCTGGAGGATTTCTGCACCCGCTGGGGCGGCGGATACCGCTACATGATCGTGCTGGACGCCGACAGCATCATGAAAGGGTCCACGCTGACGGACATGGTGCGGCTGATGGAGTGCCATCCGAAAGTGGCGCTGATCCAAACGCCACCGGTGCCGGTCAACCGCGAGTCGCTGTTTGCCCGCATCCTGCAGTTCGCCGGCAGCATCTACGGACGGATGTTCACCGCCGGACTGAACTATTGGCAGCTCGGCGAGAGCAACTACTGGGGCCACAACGCCATTATCCGGGTACAGCCGTTCCTGGAACACTGCGGTTTGCCGAAGCTGCCGGGCCGGGAGCCGTTCGGTGGCGCGATCCTCAGCCACGACTTCGTCGAGGCGGCGCTGTTGCGGCGGGCCGGCTGGGAGGTGTGGCTGGCCTACGATCTGGAAGGCAGCTACGAGGAAATTCCGCCAACCCTGATCGACTACGCCAAACGCGACCGCCGCTGGTGCCAGGGCAACCTGCAACATCTGCGGCTGGCGCTGGCCCACGGTTTCAACAGCTTGAGCCGACTGCATTTCTCGATGGGCGTCATGTCTTATCTGGCCTCGCCGCTGTGGCTGCTGTTCCTGCTCGCCACCGGCGTGGAGGCGTTCATCCAGACCCAGCAGGAGACGATCTATTTTTTCGGCGAGAACTGGATACCGGTATGGCCGGTGTCGTTCGCGGTGGAAATGACCACCGTGCTGCTGGTGACGCTGGTCATGCTGTTCCTGCCCAAGCTGCTGGCGTTGCTGCTGCTGCTGAAGGACGATCAGCTGCGTCGTAGCTACGGTGGGATGTTTGCGGCAACTCTGAGCGTGGTGCTGGAGACGGTGTTTTCGGTGCTGACGGCGCCGGTGCTGATGCTGTTCCAGACCAAGTTCGTGTTGGCGATCCTGCTGCGCCGCGCCGTCGGCTGGCCGACACAGCAACGCGGCGATCACATGACCAGCTTCAAGGAAGCAGCGCTGGCGCACGGCGGGCATACCCTGACCGGCGTTATCGCCGGTGTGCTGAGTTATCAATACATGCCGGCGTTTTTCTGGTGGTTCACGCCGGTACTGCTGGGTTTGCTGCTGTCGATTCCGGTTTCGATGCTATCCAGCAGCATTGCCCTGGGCCGCAAGTCGCGCGAGCTGGGCCTGTTCCTGACGCCGGAGGAAACCGATCCACCGCCGGTGCTGCGCTACCTGGATGAGAATCTGCGGGAGACCGATCCGGTGCTGCCGGTGTTGTGGGATCAGCCGACCAGCCGTTTCGTCCAGGCACTGACCGATCCCTACGTCAATGCGCTGCACTTGTCGCTATTGCCGGAGAGCGAGCCGCCTGGCAAGCGCCGCCGGCATTATCTGGAAGGCTTGATTCATCAACTGGAGGAAGAAGGTCCCGACAGTCTGAGCGCGGGGCAGAAGCGTGAGCTGATTTCGGACCCGGACACCCTGCTCTGGTTGCACGCGCTGTTTTGGAGCCGGCCGCCGGCCAACGCCGGGATGTTGCCGTAG
- a CDS encoding IS982 family transposase — MPLEDFIITVFCWVEEHLEALLGDHRLRQRGFAPKLADSEVITMEVVGEFLGLDTDVGIWKYFRRHWPSWFPRLGSRTTFAQQAANLWVVKQRLHRHLLIDLGAVTDPIHLVDGCPMPVCMLTRAPQCRCFPEAAGFGYCAAKKQYYYGLHGHLMITFDGVITAWTVTPAAGDEREALWDLTDGVHGLVIGDKGYLSACLQAELATTGIDLQTPLRANMADSRAPWIIQQLTRTRRLVETVIGQLTEQFHFEKIRARDVWHLTSRIARKILAHTLGIFMNRQIGRSDLQFESLIA; from the coding sequence ATGCCGCTTGAAGACTTTATCATCACGGTGTTTTGCTGGGTAGAAGAACACCTGGAAGCCCTGCTGGGGGATCATCGCTTGCGCCAGCGTGGTTTTGCCCCGAAGTTGGCGGACAGCGAAGTGATCACCATGGAGGTGGTGGGTGAGTTTCTGGGTTTGGATACCGATGTGGGCATCTGGAAGTATTTCCGTCGTCATTGGCCGTCGTGGTTTCCAAGACTCGGATCGCGAACCACGTTTGCCCAGCAAGCGGCCAATCTCTGGGTCGTCAAACAGCGGCTGCATCGGCATCTGCTGATCGACTTGGGGGCGGTGACGGACCCTATTCACCTCGTCGATGGCTGCCCCATGCCGGTGTGTATGCTGACCCGTGCCCCGCAATGCCGATGTTTTCCCGAGGCGGCCGGCTTCGGCTATTGCGCGGCAAAAAAGCAGTATTATTATGGACTTCATGGTCACTTGATGATCACATTCGATGGCGTGATCACGGCGTGGACGGTGACCCCCGCCGCCGGTGATGAACGCGAAGCGCTTTGGGATTTGACGGACGGCGTTCACGGCTTGGTCATTGGCGACAAGGGATACCTGAGCGCCTGTCTTCAGGCGGAACTGGCAACCACGGGGATCGATTTGCAAACCCCCTTGCGGGCGAACATGGCCGATTCCCGTGCGCCTTGGATCATCCAACAACTGACGAGAACCCGCCGCCTCGTGGAAACCGTCATCGGTCAACTGACCGAGCAGTTTCATTTTGAGAAAATCCGGGCGCGGGATGTTTGGCACTTGACGAGTCGGATCGCCCGAAAAATCTTGGCGCACACCTTGGGTATTTTCATGAACCGGCAAATCGGTCGGTCAGACCTGCAGTTTGAGAGCCTGATCGCCTGA
- a CDS encoding glucan biosynthesis protein — MLLSLVLLTGVWFYPMASFGAPNVPESTQATTPPPKRFNFADVRRRAEMLATQAFQEQSNTLPDFLKHLDYDQYRDIRFRAEKSLWRDQSLPFEIQFAPLGFLFFQRVAINVVDEGESRPLEYANNLFDYGKNEVPEELPKDLGFAGFKVLYPLHTDSHYDEVAVFLGASYFRAVGQNQNYGLSARGLAIDTGLTKPEEFPYFREFWLEKPDKDATELTVYALLDSQSLTGAYRFVIKPGVNTQIDVKANLFIREGVRKLGVAPLTSMFYHGALNERFFDDFRPQVHDSDGLLMATGDGEWIWRPLNNPTRLRISAFQDNNPRGFGLLQRDRDFDDYQDLEAHYHTRPSVWIEPEGEWGKGSVHLIEIPSTAERYDNIAVFWNPKKPVEVGQQLEFNYRLYFSLDLPSLSPGGHVLTSRVGAGGAGDLDASRRRFVIDFGGEALSKLPEETPVKAMVNASAGQIQNVVAQKNAYTQGWRVSFELLPQGNDSAELRCFLKLGDDVLTETWSYQWTAPK, encoded by the coding sequence ATGCTGCTGAGTCTGGTTCTGCTGACCGGCGTCTGGTTTTACCCGATGGCGAGTTTCGGCGCGCCCAACGTGCCCGAGTCCACCCAGGCCACGACGCCACCTCCCAAACGTTTCAATTTCGCCGATGTTCGCCGCCGCGCCGAAATGCTGGCGACCCAAGCCTTTCAAGAACAGAGCAACACGCTGCCCGATTTTCTCAAGCATCTGGATTACGACCAGTACCGTGACATCCGCTTCCGGGCGGAGAAGAGCCTGTGGCGCGACCAATCGCTGCCGTTCGAGATCCAATTCGCGCCGCTGGGCTTCCTGTTTTTCCAGCGGGTGGCCATCAATGTAGTCGATGAGGGCGAGAGCCGGCCTTTGGAATATGCCAACAATCTGTTCGATTATGGCAAGAACGAGGTGCCGGAGGAACTGCCCAAGGATTTGGGGTTCGCCGGCTTCAAGGTGTTGTATCCGCTGCATACCGACAGCCATTACGACGAGGTCGCGGTGTTTCTGGGCGCCAGCTACTTTCGCGCCGTCGGCCAGAATCAGAATTACGGTCTCTCGGCGCGTGGCCTGGCCATCGACACCGGCCTGACCAAACCCGAGGAATTTCCCTATTTTCGCGAGTTTTGGCTGGAGAAACCCGACAAGGACGCCACCGAATTAACCGTGTACGCACTGTTGGACAGCCAGAGTCTGACCGGCGCCTACCGCTTCGTCATCAAGCCGGGCGTCAATACCCAGATCGATGTCAAGGCCAATCTCTTTATCCGCGAAGGCGTGCGGAAACTCGGCGTGGCGCCGCTGACCAGCATGTTTTACCACGGCGCCTTGAACGAGCGGTTCTTCGACGATTTCCGCCCACAGGTGCACGATTCCGACGGTTTGCTGATGGCCACCGGCGACGGCGAATGGATTTGGCGGCCGCTCAACAATCCGACCCGGCTGCGTATCAGCGCCTTCCAGGATAACAACCCGCGCGGCTTCGGTTTGTTGCAGCGCGACCGCGATTTCGACGACTACCAGGATCTGGAGGCGCATTACCACACCCGGCCGAGCGTCTGGATCGAACCCGAGGGCGAGTGGGGCAAGGGTTCGGTGCACTTGATCGAAATCCCCAGCACCGCCGAACGCTACGACAACATCGCCGTGTTCTGGAATCCGAAAAAACCGGTCGAGGTCGGCCAGCAACTGGAGTTTAACTACCGCCTGTATTTCTCCCTCGACCTGCCGAGCCTTTCTCCGGGTGGTCATGTATTGACCAGCCGGGTGGGCGCCGGCGGCGCCGGCGATCTGGATGCCTCGCGGCGGCGCTTCGTGATCGATTTCGGCGGCGAGGCCCTGAGCAAATTGCCGGAAGAGACTCCGGTAAAGGCGATGGTCAACGCGTCCGCCGGCCAGATTCAGAACGTCGTGGCCCAGAAAAATGCCTACACCCAGGGTTGGCGCGTGTCCTTCGAACTGCTGCCGCAGGGAAACGACTCGGCTGAACTGCGCTGCTTTCTGAAGCTCGGCGACGACGTATTGACCGAAACCTGGAGCTACCAGTGGACCGCGCCCAAATGA